The genomic window TTCACACACGAAGGAGAGCGAGACGAGTCAATATTATGAAACCAatatatagtaaaaaaaaaaaattaataataaataattaataaattaattaattaattataaattaataaattatcCTTATTTTTTTGTAGATCTGGCTGGGCGTTTTCCTCGAGCTTTAATTTATAGCTGGATTAGTTTTTTTGACAGCTTAAATCTGCAAAAAATATTTCCAGCAGACGAACGAATAGATACAACTGTCAACCTAGTTTAAAAGTCATATTGTTATTTTTCCACTTATTGTTCCTTATATGTGACTAataaatttctttttttgattttgaAAGACATTTTCCATCCgttttcttttgcttctttACCTGGATGAAGAACGGCCACCTTAGAGCACAGAAGTGCAATACATGCTCTGACATTTAGTGGAGTAGGAGTATAAAGTAACATGAAATAAATTGCAAGTACCCCAGTATTGCACTTATAAAGAATATGCCGGTACTTACATTATAACTTtttaagtatatattatatttattatattcagaTGTTCACCTACTCAACTGTCTGCAAACTAAATTGCTTCCCAGGGAACTTTAAGTTCTCATGTCAAAGTGACATTTGGTGCCCCGCCATGTGCCCCCTTAAGGTCTCGATTACTGCAGCACGAGGGGCAGTTAGTCCTCAGTGCAGTATGACGGCCTGCTGGATTCAAAAGGTTAACATGCTGGCCTCTGCCCTATAGTGCCATGTGCATCTGCAtctgaaataaatcaaatgcttaTTGAATACTTTGACAATTGCCTTAAGGATTTTGTGTTTACACCCTTTAAAGTAGGTCAACCTTCATGGACGACACCCTTAACACTGACACATGCACATAACGTGTATGAGGATTTGAATGAGTATCGAGATACTTGCCTTCTAATAAAAAGGCAAATTCAGtatattgtgttatttttgtTCCGTGTCGTTTCCCCTTAAGTTTATGAACAATAATTTGAGTGTCGCacatatcatttattttgagtgtcgcacatttcattttttccacacacacacacacactgaaagaaCTTTCAAAAGCAATGGACCACAATATTTTGCTGAAcagatacatttaattaaatttaattttCACACACCACCtctcacaataaaaacataaaacaataacagatttaaaaaaaaaaaaaaaatcatctttgtATATACTTCATTTATACTGACATCTGGCTCAAATATAGTACTTtgctatattttcattttataaaATTATAAATTTTTTCTGGACATATGTACACCATTATACTTtgggtatatacacacacacacacacacacacacacacacacacacacacacacacacacatagaaaacaCTCGGCTCTATTACAATTTCTCTTCAGGCGAGGGGAAAAGCTGATGGCGAGAGCTAGTCCTGCTAGCTGTTTATAAGAACACACAatcatacagacacacaatcatagattcacacacacacaagcatgtctAGCTTTAGGCCTGGCAATTATCTACTTAGTATCCTCGAACTCTTCTTTAAACCTTCATCCAGGATCTCAGACCAAACCAACATCACCGCCAACAGTTGATCCAAGCCTCCATTTCCGTTCCGCTGCCACTGTAGAAAGAGGGGTCGAGTGCCTTGCTTAAAAGGCACCTTGGCAGTAGTTTATGAGCTGTCCTAGTTTCAAACCACCACTTTTTCCAGTCCGAACCGGCTGTtttcacgccccccccccccccctccctcctcacaccccacacacacacacgctagcGCTCAGCAGAAGAATCTTGTTTTGGCCTTCGTCACGAGCAGGGCGGCGATTTAAAGAGCGACTCGGTCGAAGAGGAGCGGGCGGGGCACTTtgggtgatttaaaaaaaaaaaaaaaaaaaaatcggtcTAAAACTCCTTACTGTCCCTGAACAGGTCGATGCGCAGGGCAAGCTCCTTGAAACAAGGACGCAAGCCGGGGTCGTTGTCCCAGCACTCCTCCATGATCTCATGTATCTGAGAGGAAaaacagggggagagagagagagagagagaatcgtTTGTGAATGAGTTCACTTTGAGTTCATGAGTGAAGCAGCATGGTTAGTAGGCTTCTTTGAtgaagcacattttatttaaacaataggGCAGGGCAGGCTATACCGCCTATACCGGATTTTCCTTATTTGGAGCCagacagtttttttcttcttttttctgaaGATGCCATAATAGGGCTCATTTGTAGAATGATGTTTTGAGTGGAGTATTCCCTTTAATATTTGTAATACCTTGATGGAATACAGCCACCACAAAATGCCCTGAAAATCCCAGAATTTAAGTCATATTGCCCTCCAAAACCATCAACCTGGTTAAACCGTTGCTGTAACACAAAGCCACGCAGCAAGGGGCTGCATTGGCCAATCTAATAGAAATAGTTTGCATAATATTGACCTATTCATTTGTCACGTCTATGTGTCAAGACGATTAAGATCACCACTTTTACATAGGGAGAAGCAATGCAACAAATATCATATTTACATCTAATAAAACGGTAAAATGTTGAGGCTTTTTAAATTAGAACAAAACCACTTCAATAAAATAGAATGGATGAATTccgaccaattttatttaccttatatatgcttcctttgggcaacattatcaggaaacactcaataaactttcattgctatgcagatgatactcaaattatatctatcgatcaaaccagaggagaccaaccagctcgctaaaattcaaccATGTcttaaaagacataaaaacatggatgacctgcaacttcctgatgttaaactcagacaaaacttaagttattttactgggccctgaacacctcagagatcaattatctggtgatgtggtttctgtagatggcatttccctggcatccaacaccactgtaaagaatctcaacgttatctttgaccgagacttgtcctttaactcccacgttaagcaaatctcaaggattgcattttttcatctaagtaacatttaaaaaatcaggcacatcttgtctcaaaaagatgcagaaaagctggttcacacgtttgttacttccagactagattaccgcaactccttattatcaggatgctctaataagtctcttaaatccctccagttgatccagaatgctgcagcttcgtgtactcacaaaaactaagaaaagagatcacattactcctgtattagctgcgctgcactggctccctgtaaaatcaagaatcacatttaaaattcttctcctcacctacaaagccttgattggtgatgcaccatcatatcttaaggagcttgtagtaccatattgccccactagagagctgcgctcactaaatgcggggctacttgtggtttctagagtcctaaaaagtaggatgggagcaagagccttcagttatcaagctcctcttttatggaaccagcttccactttcagtccgggaggcagacacagtcacctcattcaagaatagacttaagactttcctgtttgatagtgcttatagttagggctgaatcaggtttgccctggtccagccccttgatttgctgctataggcttataggctgctgggggatgttttaggatacactgagcacctctctcctcttctctctctccttatggatgaatttacatctctccattgcaccttattaactctgcttcctccccggagtctttgtgacttcacgtctcatagggtcgattggacctggagatgtctgatgcctggtgagccggcctcgcgttggccctgctgatcgccccgccccccctctactttcttctgtttcatggattgtggaggtccattcgtacattgtcatattcatgtaatgtgtttatgtaactctaatgctgttcattctgtacacatgacatctattgcatctgtccatccggggagagggatcctcctctgttgctctcctgaaggtttcttccctttattccctgtgaaaggttatttttggggagtttttcctgatccgatgtgaggccctgggacagggatgtcgtatgtgtacagattgtaaagcactctgaggcaaatttgtaatttgtgacattgggctatacaaaataaactgaattgaattgaattgaataaaacggactgtgtgcacgtgtgtgtgtgtgtgtgcatgtaccgGACATGACGGAGTACGCATTGACATGCGAggttatgtaaatgtatgtatacagtacaAATATAATAAGGTCAGAGAGAAAACTGCAGTGCACTCTCCTACCTCCGTGGGACACCCCAGAGGTTGAGGCAGCCTGCTGCCGGACTTGAGGAGCTCAATGAGGTGATAGACGATCAGCTGTCCTTGCTTGTCATTCCCCATCATGGACATAaaaacctggaggaggagaatgacaGAACGATTCAAACaaatatgaagcaaaaacaCGCTGCTGGAAAAGCGTGCACATTTAGAAACTCCCCCATTTGAAATGCCGTTTAATTGCGTCACTAATTTGTTGTCGCTGTGCGTGAATCACGCTGGACTTCTGGGTCAGCGGCCTGAGACCGGAAATATCcacagtgggaaaaaaaaagaagcagtgcCCATAAATAAAGccagtgcgtgcgtgtgttagCACTTACTGCCGGTGGGCTGGAGTTCTTGTCGCTGTAGGTGAAGAGCTCATAAAGCACCACTCCAAAGCTCCAGACGTCTGACGCCACAGAGAACTTGCTCTCAGTCAGCGACTCGGGGGCATACCTACGAAAGAGCACACGGTGTGACTGGCGAATTTAGCATCACAGCAAAAATGTTACAAGAATATTCTAAAAGTGGATCAACATTCAAGAGTTATGTATTCGCTataaaaagaggaaatgttgcatcaagccccccccccacccccgcctcCAAAAAGCTGATTAGGATTTCttactacaaggaactttcattttgtgggGAATTTTGGCGGCTCATGTGTAGCGTTTCCCCGAGTACCGCCAGACCACCGTTTCACGTCAGTAAGATCTGCAGCTGCCAGACACAATATTACAGCAGCAGGCTCTGAACAATGTGCTCCGCCTCCCTTTTGCCCTCCAGCAATGTGACCTGGGCCTCCAGCGGCGTGGTAGTCGTGTCTCCCAGGAAGCCGGCGGTGAGCTCCAGGTGCAGCAGGCGCAGAGGAGCTGcgggagtttctggtgaacctgcatgccCGACATTGTTTCGTCTGATATCGCGGGGAACCCGGCATTAAGACTAACCGCCATCACTATATAGACGATGGTCTTGTTTGCGCATGGAAGTCATATAGTGGCATCAGATTATTAAATAGAGCCAGTTTAACCAGTTTAACCagttaaatgttccttttataACTTTAATTAAATCACACTTTCTCAGTAGCCGCAGCTGCACATCATCACGAGGGTGCAGACTTCTTCTACATAGACAACGGACACTTAAAAGAGACTCACCAGAATATGGGACTCTCTCCTGGCTCTTTGACCATGTAGTACTCTTTATCCTGAGGCAGCACTTTGGTGAGGCCGAAATCTCCGATCTTTACCCTCAGCTCACTCTCCACAAGGATGTTTCGTGTCGCCAGGTCTCTGTGGATATAGCGCTTACTTGACAGGTACTCCATACCCTGGAAACGCAGAAAGAACAACACATTTATCTGGAGCTCCACTGGTGAGCAGCTCCACGAAGCAGACAACAAAAACAGGGACAAAATGAAGTACCTTGCAGATCTGTGAAGTGTAATGCACAAGCTTCTTGTGGTCCGTCCTCTCCTTGTTCTTTATGAGATAATCTCGCAGACTTCCAAAGGGAAGATATTCCATGACGAGACGGAGATTTCTTCGTCCTGGGAAGCcaaaaagaaactttaaaaaaagtgtacaGTCCTTGTTTACCAATACGGAGGTCGATACAGagtagtgaaaaaaaaaatctgaattatttaaaaaaaacaaaaaaaaaacatatacagtatataggcAGAAGCTTTCTGTACATTTTCAAAAGCTCCGGAGGAGAATGAAGCTTCTAATTCCAGGTCAACTTTACCTGCACTGTAGCAAACGCCTTTGTACTTGACGATGTTCTCGTGCTGCAGAGACTTCAGGATCTCAATCTCTCGCTCGAAGTCTCGGATGTGCTCTGCAGTGCTGTGCTGGAGTTTCTTCACAGCCACGACCTCTCCAGTGTTGTCCGTAAGCGGGTCATATCGACACATCTCCACGCTGCCAAAGTTCCCCTTTAAAAAAGAGACGAggcgtctttaaaaaaatgttgcttaAAGCTTCAATGTAAGCCAAATTAAAGCAAATGAGAGAGACAAATCATTAGTTTAGTAGCCGTAATTTAATGAAAGAGTAAAAGTCTAAAAATCGAACACAAACTTATTGCAAGAGGAGATGAGTCTGTAGGTCTCAGCTTATTAACATGGGCTGATTTGCTCTTATGGGCACAGGTTCCACACTTCTTCATACCTTTCCCAGCTGCTGTAAGAATATCAGGTGTCTCTCTTCAAACTGAGCCGGCTCCTGACTCTCAAAGCCCCCGGTGGACCAGCCCGAGACCACGGTCCTGTTTGGCAAGACGTCGCTTTCCACGATCAACTCATAGTctggggacacaaagacaaacatcaTGCGCATTCAAGAAAGAAATGGACAACTCAGAAATGAAGAACAGCAACATTTACAAGCTAGGCAAATCATCTCTTGGACCAATATCTAAATTAAATCACAAAGAGATgacattgatgtgtttttaagtcATCTAACTTTTAGTATGAAAACGACAAATTCCTTGAAGACGGACCCCACTTCATTAATCACCTCGTTCCAATTAGAGCTAAAGACGACCTAGACAGGAGCCGTGACTTCTGAAGACACTacgaggagtgtgtgtgtgcgtcttggAGGAATTAGAGATTCCACACGGGTGTGACCTAGATTCCCTGTGGTGACAACATTAGATGCATATAAACCAACCTGGCGTGAAGAGGCTGTGGAGGTCACGGATAACGGCACGAAATGTGGGCCTGAAGGAAGGCTCGTAGTCCATGCAGCTGGTAATCAGATTGGCCAGTTCGGTCCACTTTGGTGCCGGAAGCTGGTGGTGGTCCTCATAGAAGAGGGATTTCTGTGAGGCAAAAAGGGTTAGTATAGtgtatagattaaaaaaaaataaaaatcaccacGCAATATTGAATGTATACCTTGCTATTGCATATATTTTAGGTCACAACCCTACCTTAGAGTTGTCCAGTGTTGCTAATGGTTTCTCCCCCCCACTGCAGATCTCCCACAGCGTGGTGCCAAAGCTCCACTTGTCTGCAGCCAGGCTCGGGTTGGCCGGGTCCTCGACGCACTCGGGGGAAATCCAAGGGATCCTCTCAATCAGGACTGAACAAAAACATTGAACGCACCTCTGTTAGTAAATTATTAAAAGCACCGGAAATTTCAGTGCAAAACTAGTTTGTCTTCATACAAAATAGATAACTAGTAATGAGGAAACACAACAATCtatatctttctttattttaaaacaaccaGCGTTAACTCATTTAACCGGTGTCTTCTGTAACTATGCAACATGGTGTTGAGAACACAACCTTGTCAAACAGCTGGCCCCTGCTGGTGGGAGAGATGTATTACAGGAGAGACATAAACTCACTTTCTTTGGGGAGGACAGTGATGCCGATGCCGGGGTCACTCAGTTTGATGAAGGGGGGGTTCCCAGCCCGCCGGTCTTCCTCTCTGATCAAAAGAATGTTTTTCGCACAAACATTCCCGTGGACAAGGTGCTTTTCTTCCTGCAGGTGCAGACAGGGAGAGATAAAACATCCTTTAATAGCCTCACGTAGCCAGGCCCACCTCCACAGCGCTGAGTCAGCGCTAAAGATATAGCGCAGTGAGCTCAAGGTGAGAGAGAATACGCGGCCGATGGCAGACTTTATAACCAGAGTCCCACTAATCTCCTTACCcacgcagaaaaaaaagaaatgaatcgCTCTTCTTACGGTTTATTTTTCAAGTCTgcgtttcagttttttttgctCGATCACAATTTGTGTACCAAATATAAAAATtccagaaacacacgcacacattgatAATCATCAATACTATGAAATCACTTGACATCAAGTCTGGCACGACACCCATATCCCTACCAGGAAGTTCATGGCCCAGGCCAGCTGCTTGGCCACCTCCAGCTTCCACAGGAGGTTTATggagttcttgttcttcttcaggTAGGTGTCCAGCGAACCAAACTTCACATACTCCTGCACCATGATATCTGAAACGGGACATGTTTGCAAtgcttaaaaacacacatcaatTAAACATCATCCTTGTGAGCCTCTTTGCAAATGGGATTAAACGAGGACACTTGAGAATCTGACACAGTTATGGCTCATATCAACATGATCTGCTACCGATTAGAGGCGCCactttgtgtttaaaatatAGAAATCAAGATTATAGCAAAGCAAGGTCTCTTGATCATTAGACCACGCTAACGAATATTGCTTATGGCAAGTTCAGAGTAAGGCTCACTTACTTTCTTCtccgcaaacacacacaccgtagtTGAGTATCAGGTGCTTGTGGGACAACTGGCTCATCATGCTGGCAGCTTCAAAGAAAGACTGCAGGACAAGAGAAGACAGTTACGATAGAAAACTGAATTAATTATGCGACCATGACAAACAAatacccaacaacaacaaacaatcaacAAGAGGTTCACAATTTTTCAGATCTACAAAATGaggacatttattaaaaaacgAAATCGTCTTGATTTGATTAACTCAGACTGCTGAAGCCTCATATCAACTTTGGAAAAAGTTTTTGGAACACGCGCTTCAGATTTTGTGCCCCTTCGCTCCCATTGGAAGTACATTAAGGGTTTTCTTAAATGGCCAGAATGAACAGAAGAAATGGTTACAGCAGCCACATTGAACGGGGGAAAAAGTGCCATCGTGACTAAATAACTTTATAATATGAATAAACTTACATACGatttaaattatacatttgagaaagaaaagcagcgtCTTAAATATGAGAAGCTCAAATTTGTCAGACACATGACTGAAGAAATTAAGCGGTTTAAATCTAAgaagattaagaaaaaaaaaaactcgaaACCAAAGTGAAATAGACTAGAAAAGTGGACCGAGGCGAGTGCAGATTTCCACCCGGCGTGTCTGCAACAAACACTTCTGTAATTTTTGATTAACTGAATATAAACCACAACTATAACTCAGCATCCGGACTCGCACGTCTGATACAACAGATACGCTGTCATGTTAATCTCCGCAGCCGTCTACATGCTTTCATGCTCCGCGGAGAGGTCATTCACACTTCAAGTCTCTTCCTTGTGTAGACGCGAGGTCGACGCCCAATGCAAAGGCCCTGAATTAGAGCGTTTCTTTCAGGCAGActattaaaaatagaaaaataaatcagcaaTTTACTTTAGGCAATTCTGTCACACTGAACTAAAGTTCACTGTGTGACGCATCATGGTGACGGTTTCATGCTTTATGCAATTGTCTCCAACTAGAAGCGTTCAGAGCGACTGCACAAAGAAGCCTTCTAAAAACGGTGACCTGCAGACCACTTGaaaaaagccacacacacacacacgcacacacctcagAGTAGTTTCTGTGGGCTTGGTCCAGGACTTTCATGACAACTTCTGTTTGGTGCACGAGTCCATAATCTCCCAGCTCCTTGCGGACCCCTTTAAAGATCTTGGTAAACGTCCCTTGGCCTAGACTCTCCATCTGAAAGGAAGACCATTATTGCAGATTTAAAATCTAACCCCGAACCGGGTCATTGTTGTAATTCAAACTGAGCGCGACGGTCCCGAACATGGAAACTAAGCTTACAAACTCCAGATCTTCCTTCCTGATCTTGTGAAACACCATCTGACTGATGTTGTGTCGATGTAGAGACGGAGAGAGCGGCACTTCGGAGCCCTTGTTGCTCCTACACACGAGGAGGCAGGACTTTTCTGTtcatggagagagaggaaagcaaTCGTATTGAGAAACTTAACTTCTAAGagcaaatatactgtatgtcagtTCAATATGTTGAAAGTGGTCACACTGGAGATGGAAACAAATCCTGGAAATGAAGCCAATGGTTTAATTATGTAAGCGACAGAGACAACTTTGAGTCATTCCAGTTATTACTTTGAAGTCCATGTATCCCAATTCTGAAACTAAACGCTCTGCTTCACTATTGATGACTGACTTTAAAGCTAATTTCATATTAGAATGCAGAAAATGAGTCATTTGTCCAGGGCAAAGAGTCCAATAAGCTGTCTCTGTTTTCAGCAGCATATGAACACCAGATGGCTGGAGGCCCATGGGCACCATCCATTAGTTAGATCCACTAAGACTTTAATTATACAATCATAAATCTGACAACACCCGGGAGGcaatggagagaaggagagggaccTTTGGTTGGCCTCAAGTGCACTCTCACGAACCGTTcagttttcaaaaaaaaaaaggagaagcaaAAGCAGGGCTTGGTTTGAGGGGAAACTGTCGgagcagtgaaaagaaaacGTTGACGAACTGaactcctgaaaaaaaaaaaagaaaagaaaaagactgctGCCTCTGCCAACCAGCCCCAGATAAGTGGAAGCATAGTTGGATAATATTGCGGCATATAACAGTTAACATTTTTACATTGCACATTagacagcagcacacacagcCTTTGGTAGGGTTGACTAATCTCTCAAAAAGATCCACAGTCTGTCAGATGTACCTTTGGACTTTGGTGGACAGCACTTGCTGAATTGGAAAATGAAGCTGTCGGAGCGCACCGTTTCCTTTTGGTAGCAGCTGAGAAGCTCCTGCAAGCTGCCGAAGTTCCTTTTGGTTCCACTGAGGTTAAACTCCCCGACGACAGACTTGGTTATCTGGCAGTGCTTGTATTCTACCACGTCGTACACCTACAGTGGCACAAAGAGGAGGGCAGAGGGTGGCACAGTAAAGAATTTGAGTTTCACTCACCAAGTCTAATTTACACGAGTCCAGTTGGATTTCATTCTTTTGGATGGGGAGCTCATCGAATATGGTTATATTCCTTATATAGTGCAGTTACATatgatatttaaatgattttttattttttagttctTCCGTTTGTTACTACGTTAAAGACGACATTAAATACCACTGATGCACTAAAGAGATTGATATTTGATTTTAAAGCAGAAGCACAAACGCAGCTCATAAAATGTCCATGGCAAGTAAGATTAGATTAGAGCGACGCACAACAGGAGAATTGTTACTGTATTTCTATTTGTACTCTTCCCAAGTGGTCGACACACATGTAGAAATATGCAACCACCGCAGGGTGAGTGTTACCTACCTCAACGGGGAAAGTCAGAAAGTACTTGTTGAAGTCTTTCGGGCTGCATCTCAAAATGTACAATCCTTGTTTGTTTCCACGCCTCTGAAGCCGATGGATGGCAATTTCCATTCTGCAACAAAAGCACAATGCAGAACAGTCGCATCAGgtctctgcatctctgcagAGAAATACAGTTCCACCTGATAGGAGAAGTCACGAGGACCTGAGGGATGCCTGAAGAAGAATTTTGTATTAATAAGTAGCAATTTTACGTCGGCTGACGTGCGGCTAAAATTATCCCTGCAGAACTCGCGCTTGTGAGCTTTGGTTCCGGTTCACGGTCACTGCCCTGCACCACATATTAGCTTCACGAGTCATTCCTAAAACCTAATTTAGGATTAAGATaaacatcaataaaataaaaatgaatgaagggttgtttttcttttttttcttctctttttaaaattgtttttaaatagtgATAACCCTCGTTAATGCTGGTAGTAAAATATAGATTACGCTTTGTTATTGTCCACTTACGAGATGGGGCCATGGCAATGGGAAGAGATGGTCTCCACAAGTCTGGGAGGAGCCACTTCTTTGCAAAGGTAGTGATGTGCGTCCGTCGTAAGCCGATAGTAGCCATCGATGAGGGACACAAAGGAGAGGGCTTCAGACAGGCTGAGGAACTCCAGCTcctgaaatacacacaaaaaaaacactcttaGACATCACATTCTTCATCCCATTATTACTTTTTTCGTTGTTTCTCGCTGGAACCAAATGCCTCTAAATCTAAATTCTTTCTACTTTTATGACCCTCTGAGATAGCGGAACCAGCTTTGGTCAAATAGTAGGTTTCTTTGCCAGGTCGCGAGAGAGTAAAGAGAACGTACCAGATTCTTGCCATCTTGTTTGTTGATGGTCACCACCCGACTCTCTGCAGCACCCTCCTTGCCGGGCTGTTTGATGCTGATGTCGGTGACATCGGGGAAGTCACACAGGGTCTGCAGCTCCTGGACCAACAACACAAGATCGGACTTTGGTTGCCACAAAACCAGCAACAAATGAATCCCACTAACAAGTATTGTCTTTAAATACATAGGACAAAAAACAGTTGGATAGGTTGACACATATCGCTACATTACAATGAACATTTGTTGCCTGTGAAGTGTATTCTGAAATACACAATTATGTGCTTCCGTTTCAAGTCTGTACTTATGGAATTATGACCCATGTGT from Cyclopterus lumpus isolate fCycLum1 chromosome 9, fCycLum1.pri, whole genome shotgun sequence includes these protein-coding regions:
- the jak2b gene encoding tyrosine-protein kinase JAK2, producing the protein MASLSAMDTVTDACPAVHRNGTAHREPQNTRPAAAVLKLHFYHSSQATADGRFLGYPPGDYVAEELCIDAAKACSISPLYCNLFGLFRERDSLWFSPNHIFQLDELASEDVFFRIRYYFPGWYSGGTSRAYRYGVSKESESPVLDDFVMSYLFSQWRNDFVSGFVKIPNSLESQEECLGMAVLDMTRAAKERQMSPLDIYHTISYKSFLPKDMSAQIQDCNFLTRKRIRFRFKRFIQQFSQCRTTARDLKLKYLISMESLEKSFYTETFKVREPSSGQLIILVAADSGIQWCREKLKDSDQELQTLCDFPDVTDISIKQPGKEGAAESRVVTINKQDGKNLELEFLSLSEALSFVSLIDGYYRLTTDAHHYLCKEVAPPRLVETISSHCHGPISMEIAIHRLQRRGNKQGLYILRCSPKDFNKYFLTFPVEVYDVVEYKHCQITKSVVGEFNLSGTKRNFGSLQELLSCYQKETVRSDSFIFQFSKCCPPKSKEKSCLLVCRSNKGSEVPLSPSLHRHNISQMVFHKIRKEDLEFMESLGQGTFTKIFKGVRKELGDYGLVHQTEVVMKVLDQAHRNYSESFFEAASMMSQLSHKHLILNYGVCVCGEENIMVQEYVKFGSLDTYLKKNKNSINLLWKLEVAKQLAWAMNFLEEKHLVHGNVCAKNILLIREEDRRAGNPPFIKLSDPGIGITVLPKEILIERIPWISPECVEDPANPSLAADKWSFGTTLWEICSGGEKPLATLDNSKKSLFYEDHHQLPAPKWTELANLITSCMDYEPSFRPTFRAVIRDLHSLFTPDYELIVESDVLPNRTVVSGWSTGGFESQEPAQFEERHLIFLQQLGKGNFGSVEMCRYDPLTDNTGEVVAVKKLQHSTAEHIRDFEREIEILKSLQHENIVKYKGVCYSAGRRNLRLVMEYLPFGSLRDYLIKNKERTDHKKLVHYTSQICKGMEYLSSKRYIHRDLATRNILVESELRVKIGDFGLTKVLPQDKEYYMVKEPGESPIFWYAPESLTESKFSVASDVWSFGVVLYELFTYSDKNSSPPAVFMSMMGNDKQGQLIVYHLIELLKSGSRLPQPLGCPTEIHEIMEECWDNDPGLRPCFKELALRIDLFRDKPFCELHHSARRPENRQQSDSEDEVQGAP